A window from Cryptomeria japonica chromosome 1, Sugi_1.0, whole genome shotgun sequence encodes these proteins:
- the LOC131060103 gene encoding AP2/ERF and B3 domain-containing transcription factor RAV1-like: MGSFKCQPLEKKPITVSSREEMDSIEEGVGSDCKTQEDSISSVLSETGRQSIPSCVLKRSVSGISQISEEVCKKRGSSSQYKGVVLQSNGKWGAQIYVNNRRVWLGTFDAEEEAAQSYDTAAIRICGRKAITNFIRMDETHPEAMFLRCHSEAEIVNMLRSHTYHEELQNSYESNDRTLVTDSIRSEAEITVFPREHLFDKALTPSDVGKLNRLVIPKHHAQRCFPLEAAQAEDGNMLNFEDTTGKTWRFKYSYWSSSKSYVLTKGWRRFIKNKDLHTGDIVTFHCSTGGSRQLYISFCPKTCNFLPNKQSGLGDFHVPAVSYSQSNRVLYLPQSIEHTSRVFNSFIPRLIPFPPNCSSASDFFSLSSLKHSGSDKRELWPLDHPNLPRKIVSSPGSAYPSRVMVFGVNLGLLSSSTSNPFPSGTADKERV, from the coding sequence ATGGGGTCCTTCAAATGCCAGCCTCTAGAGAAAAAGCCAATTACAGTTTCCAGTAGAGAAGAAATGGATAGCATCGAGGAAGGTGTCGGAAGCGACTGCAAAACTCAGGAGGACTCCATCTCTTCTGTTTTATCGGAGACTGGAAGGCAGAGTATTCCTTCGTGTGTATTGAAAAGAAGTGTAAGTGGAATTAGCCAGATCTCCGAGGAGGTGTGCAAGAAAAGGGGCTCATCATCGCAGTACAAGGGCGTCGTTCTCCAATCTAACGGTAAGTGGGGCGCACAGATTTATGTAAATAACAGGCGGGTCTGGCTTGGCACATTCGACGCGGAAGAAGAAGCCGCCCAATCTTACGACACTGCTGCCATCAGAATCTGTGGCCGCAAAGCCATCACCAACTTCATCCGTATGGACGAAACTCACCCGGAGGCGATGTTTCTCCGCTGCCATTCTGAGGCAGAGATCGTCAACATGCTTAGATCACACACCTACCATGAAGAACTCCAAAACTCCTACGAAAGTAACGACCGGACCTTGGTCACCGATTCGATCCGGTCAGAGGCAGAGATCACAGTATTCCCGAGGGAGCACCTGTTTGACAAGGCCTTGACGCCCAGCGATGTGGGGAAGCTGAACCGGCTGGTAATACCCAAACACCATGCCCAGCGATGCTTTCCTCTCGAAGCTGCTCAGGCAGAAGATGGCAACATGTTAAATTTTGAAGACACCACAGGCAAAACATGGAGATTCAAGTATTCATACTGGAGTAGTAGCAAGAGCTACGTGCTCACTAAGGGCTGGAGAAGGTTCATCAAGAACAAGGACCTCCATACTGGGGATATCGTGACCTTTCACTGTAGTACTGGTGGTTCTCGGCAACTGTACATTAGTTTTTGCCCCAAGACCTGCAATTTCCTTCCCAACAAACAATCAGGTCTTGGTGATTTTCATGTTCCTGCGGTTAGCTATAGCCAGTCGAACCGGGTATTGTACTTGCCCCAATCGATTGAGCATACATCCAGAGTGTTCAATTCTTTCATCCCACGGTTAATCCCTTTCCCACCCAATTGTTCATCTGCTTCTGACTTCTTCAGTCTCTCCTCATTGAAACACTCAGGGTCTGATAAGAGAGAGTTGTGGCCGCTCGATCATCCAAATCTGCCAAGAAAAATTGTATCTTCGCCTGGTTCAGCTTATCCTTCACGGGTTATGGTGTTTGGAGTAAATCTAGGTTTACTATCTTCATCCACGTCGAATCCTTTTCCATCGGGCACAGCTGACAAGGAAAGAGTATAA